The following DNA comes from Hyphococcus flavus.
ACGGCATCAGCAGCGAACGACCGTCCCGTCGCAATGGTTGAGCTCATTTCCGACGCGCCGGAAGCGACCGTCTTCGATTTTGATTATCTCTATAAGGGCGACAAGGTTGACCTCCGCCCGGAAGGACAAATGACCATCGCTTATTTCGACAACTGCATTGTTGAAACTTTTCAAGGCGGTGTTGTGCGGATGCGTGACGATGACGCGAAAACCAGTCGCGGCGGGACATCGACGACAACAATGCGCGCCTGTCAGACTGCGGCGCTGGCGATAGATTCCGAAGCGACCGAAGCTGGTGTTGCTGTAAAACGCGTTGATGACAGTCTGCTGCCGGAAGAAGCCATCAATGAATTAACAATTGCTGCGGAGCGCCCGAGTTTTGTATGGCCGCGCGAGCGCACACGCGGCGAGCCTGTTACGGTGAGCGTTTATTATCTGGATGCGGAACCGAAGACACTGCTCTGGCAAACAGAAGTCAATGGCGTGCAGGTCGCCTATCCCGAGGGTGGGCCGGCGCTCGAACGCGGGATGCCATACGAAGTTGTCGTTTCGTTTAGTCGTGGTGATGACATGAAAACGGTTTTCTCTATCGATCCTGATCTTGAATTACCGGCGTCGCCCTTGACCAGCGTGATCCCGCTTGGCCTTTGATTCAAAATATGCGCGGCTTTTGCGCCTGCCGGTGATTGCCGCCATGGCAGCGGGACTTGCCGCTGCGGCCTCAGCGCCTTTTTCGGACTACCTCACGCGTCTCGGCATTGATCTGACCTTGCCTTTGGCTGGCGCGTTCGCCGGTGAACAGAAAGAGGAAGCGGACATTGCGCTCGTTCTGATTGATGAAACGACGCATAATTCTCCGCCGTTCAGTGAAATACCAGATGTCGCGTGGACGCCACATCTTGCTGATGTTTTTCAGGCTGTCGACGGCGGTGGGCCGAAGGTCATGGGGCTCGACATGATCTTTCAAAAAACCCTATCGACGCGCGACCTTATTCCCGGATTTGACCGGCCGTTTCTACGCGCAATTGCCTCCAGCGCCAGGCCGGGTCGGCTGGTGCTTGCGGAAGTTCGGCTATCGGAGAACGCCATCACGCCATATCAGGGGCAAATCCTTGCGGCGGGCATTGACAATATCCGGTCGGTGCAGATTATTCCTGATGCGGACAATGTTATCCGGCGTCACCCTCCGCAATTCGACAGGGTCGATGGTACGGTTACACCGTCATTCGCTGCTGAGCTAGCGAGGCGCGCAGGCGCTGAGGCTGCGCCCGAGGGTGAGCCGTTTCTGATCGACTTTCTGACGACCGTGGAGACAATCCCCGCCTATCGGGTCGCAGATCTTTATGCTTGTGCGCAAGCTGGCAGAACGGACGTGTTTGAAGCGTTCAAGGACAAGATTGTCCTGATCGGCACGTCGTTAGATGTTGAAGACCGGCATGTGGCGGCGAACCGGTTTGTGGAAAACCGCCAGCCGGTTATTCGCTCTCTGGATTGCGGTGTTGCTTCGACGTCGCCTAAAGCCCCGCCACGGGGCACTGTGCCTGGCGTTTTGATCGAAGCGCTTGCAGCTAACACGCTGCTGCATGACAGCGACCCTCAAATGATGCCGCGACGAACGAGTTTTGCTGTTTCAGCAGCGATATTCGTTCTGCTTGGCGTTATATTTTTCAGAATTCAGCCCGTGATCGGCGTAGTGGTGATATTTGGCGCCGCCGCGCTGATGTGGGCTGCGGGCGCTTTTATGCTCAGCGCTGGTACGGTTACGCCGGTGATCGCCTGGATGGGCGGCGGCGGCATCATGTACACGGTCGTATACAGCTACCGCACATTTCTCGAGGATCAGGAAAAACGCTGGATCAGGCACGCATTTCAGCATTATCTAAGTCCGGCGCTTGTTGATCAGCTTGCGGAAAATCCGGACAGTTTGCGTCTTGGCGGAGAACGCCGTCGCGCCGCTATTCTTTTTGTCGATATGGCGGGGTTTTCAAAACTTACCGGCGAACTTGCAGATCGGCCGCAAGTGCTGGCGGCGAAACTCAATGATTTTCTGTCCGCTGTTGCTGACGCGATCGATAATCATGAAGGTTATGTGGACAAATTCATCGGCGATGCGGTCATGGGCGTTTGGGGCGCGCCTATTGAAATAGACCGCATGGAGGTGTCCGCCGCGAAAGCGACGCTTGAATGCAAAAAAGCGGTGGAGAAATTGAGCCGCGAGTCCAAACGTGAGTTTGGTTTGCGCGCCGGCTTAAGCACTGGTGACGTCATTGCTGGCAATCTCGGCTCGCGCAATCGGTTTAATTACTCGGTAGTTGGCGATTCAGTGAACATCGCGGCGCGGCTCGAGCCTGCGAGTAAGGATTACGGCACGAGCATACTTGCAGATGATGATTTCGCCGCTGCGCTTGGCGATGAATTCATTTTAAGGCCTGTCGATATCGTTATCCTGCGGGGTCGTAGTGAGTATTCTGTTCTCCATGAGATATTGGGCTTGCGTGCGGAAATGACGCCTGCCGATATGGATCATGCGGCGGAGTTTGCGCGGGCTGTTGAATTGTTCCGCAACCGTCAGTTCAGCAATGCTGCGCAAATGTTCGCAAAGTGGAAAAACGATGATCAGCTTTCAGCGATGTACCATCGGCGCGCAACCGATTTTGCATCTTCGCAACCGCCTCAAAATTGGAATGGGTCGCTCACGGCATCCTGATATGGGAGAAGCAAGATGAAAAAAAATACGCTCGATAAAACACGCCGGCTGATGACGCTTGGTCTTGTTTCTGCTGGCGTGATGGCGCCTGCCGCTGCACACGCTCAATTCCGGCTCGATCTGGGCAAGATTGTCGATATCGTTAAAACGCTCGAAAGCCTGTCTATCGACGAGGAAGATGAGATTCAAATGGGCGAGGGGCTTTACGGATCACTCATCAATGTTTCAGGCGGGCCCTACCGCAACAGCGCAGTTCAAAATGCAGTAGCGCGCATCGCACAGCCTATTTTCGAAACAAGCGAGCGGCCCGCATTCGCCTGGGACATTGTTGTTCTCGACAACAACGAAGTAAACGCATGGTCTCTTCCTGGGGGCAAAGTCGCCGTCAATAAAGGATTGCTGCGCTATGTTGCATCAGAAGACGAGCTATCCGCTGTTTTGTCTCATGAGATGGGCCACGCTGAACTGAGCCACGTCAAACGTGAGATGAAAAAGAAAGCCTTTTACAAAGGATTTTCATCAGCGGCGACGACCGCAGTCGCGCAGGCAGTCGACAATAATAACGTCAATTCCGCTCTCGGCGCGTTACAGGGACCGATGTACCAACTGGTGACCTCAGGCTACTCTCAGGATTCCGAAGACGAAGCTGATTTGCACATCATTGACGTGTTCGACAGGACCGGCAGGGACGTTGCTTATGGCGTCGGGTTCTTCAATACCTTGCTTGAGCTCGTGCCAAGCAAGTCAAAACGCACGACGTCATTGTTTTCCGGCCATCCGGAGACAAAGAAACGGATCGACAATATTCTCGAGGCCGCGCCGGCGGCAGGCACGGGTTCGCCTTCGGCTCCGACGCAGGAGTTCGGAGATGTCAAAACCGTTTTTCCAACGCGCCAGGTTTACATGCGCCAGCCGGTCGAAGAAGGCTAATTGATTGACGGCAAGAACCGCAGAATGAGCCGGCTCATTTTTTCAAAAGATAGAGCGCCGACTGAAAGCGTTTCGTCATGGGTGATCTTGTGAGCCGCGATACCCGCCGCATGGTTCGTGATTAACGAAACGCCAGCGACTTTCAGGCCGCAATGAATGGCGGCGATCGCCTCTGGCACGGTTGACATGCCAACGGCGTCCGCCCCGCATTTGGCGAACATGCGAACTTCCGCAGGCGTCTCAAAACTTGGGCCTGTTGTGTAAAGATACGTTCCGGTTGAAAGGTCAAGAGCTTCTGAAGTTCCCGCCGAGAGAAGCTTCTCCCGCAATTCCGGCGCATAAACTTCACTCATGTCAGGAAAGCGCAGACCAATTTTCTCGTCATTTTCACCAATCAACGGATTACGGCCTGATGCATTGATATGATCTTCAATCACCATTAGCGAGCCGGGCCCCATTTCCTTTTTAAGGCTGCCGGCGGCGTTTGTAAGAATAAGTGTTTCCGCGCCGAGCGCGCGGAATGTTCTGATTGGCAAAGCCACTTGCTGGATCGGGTGCCCTTCGTAAACATGCAAGCGGCCTTGCATGCAGGCGACGGGAACGGCAGATGCCGTACCGATTAACAGCTTGCCCGAATGACCTGAAACCGTTGACACCGGGAAACCCGGAATTTCGCCATAGGGAATAATTGCTTCTATGTCGATTTTATCGCCGAACTCGCCAAGGCCGCTTCCCAGGACGAGAACGGTTTTGGGGAAGGCGGCGTTAAGTCTGTCGCGGATCGCGTTCGCAGCGGTTTGAATATCGTGGTTCATGAATACAGCAGTTTGTTTATTCGTCCTGTTGATCAAGCCATGCGCCCAGAGTTTTGCGTTCGCTGTCGGTCATGCCGGTCGTATTGCCAAGCGGCATGAGATCGCTGTCGACGGTTTGGAGCCGAATTTCCCAGGCAAAGTTCCGAACACCATCCAATGTTTCGAGGGAAAGTCCGCCTGCCGGATACTGATAAATCGGATCGCTTGGGTTCGCAGCATGGCATGATACGCAATGCCGTTCCATCATCGCGGCAATGACATCATCATCAATAATTTCGCTGCTTTCCGCTGCGAGGTTGCTGGCGCAAGCGCAAATCACGAGAGCTGATGTGAAAAAGACGATTATACTGAACGAACGCATACCTATTCCTGTCGCTTAGTCACCGTAAGGCAGCCAGATGTTTTTAACTTCGCATGCATGCGAAAGAAACTCACGCCCCTCGCCAATGCGCGGATCAAACCAATTACGGGCGCGGCCGTGATTGGTCCAGACGCGTTTGAGGTTGTCGGCTGAAGCTTCTTCTACAAACTTGCATTCATCCGCCGGTCCGTGATGCCAGATTGCTTCCACCTGATCGTGTTCGGCCAGCGTCTTGACGAGCGTCGCGCGTTCGCCTGTAACGATGTTAATTACGCCCGCCGGAACGTCCGACGTTTCGAGGATCTGATAAAAATCAGTCGCCAGTAACGGATAGCGTTCCGACGGCACGACCACGACGCGGTTACCCATGGCGACGGCCGGCGCCCACATGGAAACAAACGAAAGAAGCGGCACCGTATCGGGACAAACGGTCGCAACAATCCCGATAGGCTCATTCATGGCGAGCACGACATTGCGCGACGGCGGCGAGTGCGCGAGGCCATCGTATTTATCGGCCCAGGCGCCGTACGCGAAAAGGCGTGAGACAGTTGCGTCGACTTCCGCGCGCGCTTTGGTTTTAGTCGCGCCGGTGAGCTGTTGCAGGCGCTTCGTAAATTCATCGGCGCGTTTCGAAAAATTCTCGGCGATGAAATAGAGAATCTGCGCGCGGGCGTGGCCGGTTGTTGCACCCCAACCCGGCGCCTTGAATGCCGCCTCGACCGCGTCGCGAATATCCTTGCGGTTGCCAAAGGAAACTCGGCCCGCATAGGTTCCGTCATGGGCTGCGACTGGCATGGTGCGCGCCCAGTCCGGGCGCTTTTGCTTGCCGCCGATAAATTGTTTCGGCGTCTGGTCGATTCCTTCGACGCCTGAATCTTCTTCGATTTCGACTGCAGGGACAGGTTTTTCAATACCGCCCCATTCCTTGCGCAGTTTTACATATTCATAAATGCCTTCGCGTCCGCCCTCGCGGCCAAAGCCGGACTCGCGATAGCCGCCGAACCCGCAGGCCGCGTCAAACCCGTTGGTGGTGTTGACCCAGACGACGCCTGTTTTCACCATGCTGGCGGCTTCCAACGCGCGGTTGACGTTCTCCGACCAGATGGTCGCCGCGAGCCCGTAGCGCGTATTGTTGGCGAGGTCGATCGCTTCCTTCAAGGTACGGAACGACATGGAGGTAAGAACGGGGCCGAAAATTTCCTCGCGTACAGCGACGTTCGATGGCGAGACATTCGAGATTAGCGTCGGCGGGTAGAAACAGCCGATTTCCGGCACGTCGATCTTCGGGCTCCAGACCTCGCCGCCTTCCTTTTCGCCTTGCTCCACCAATGTCTGAATGCGGTCGCGCTGCACGGGATCGACTATCGCGCCCATGTCGATGGCTTTATCGAGCGGGTCGCCGATGCGAAAAGAAGACAGGCGCTTTTTAATCTTTTCTGTGACTTTGCCGGCGACGCTTTCTTCCACCAGCAGGCGCGAACCGGCGCAACAGACCTGGCCCTGATTGAACCATATAGCGTCGACGAGGCTCTCGACGGCGCCGTCGAGGTCTGCGTCTTCGAAAATGATGAAAGGCGACTTGCCGCCGAGTTCGAGTGAAAGTTTTTTACCCGACCCCGCCGTTTGGCGCCGGATGATGCGTCCGACTTCGGTCGACCCGGTGAACGCAATCTTTGCGATATCCTGATGTTTGACAATCAGCTCGCCCGTTTCGCCTTCGCCGGTGACGATGTTGATGACGCCCGGCGGAATTTGAGCTTCCTTGCACAATTCGGCGAAATAAAGTGCCGTAAGGCTGGTGTATTCCGCCGGCTTCAAAACAACTGTATTGCCCATGGCGATGGCTGGCGCAATTTTCCATGCGAGCATCAACAGCGGGAAGTTCCATGGGATGATCTGGCCGACTACGCCAAGTGGTTCGTAATCGGCAAATTCTGTTTCCTGAAGCTGCGCCCAACCGGCGTGATGATAAAAATGCCGGGCAACCAGCGGAATATCGATGTCACGCGTTTCGCGGATTGGCTTGCCGTTATCAAGCGTTTCGAGAACCGAAAGAAAGCGGGAATTTTTCTGCACAAGGCGCGCCAGAGTATAGAGATATTTCGCGCGCTCATGGCCGGAAAGTTTTGACCATTTCGGGAAGGTGGCTTTGGCGGCGGTGACGGCCGCATTTACTTCTGTTTCACCAGCCGCAGGAAAACTCGCCAATTTCTCACCGGTCGCCGGATTGCGACTTTCAATGATTTTTTGCGATTTGTCGCCGCTTATAAACTCGCCGTTGATATAGTGTTGAAACCCGCCGGACTTTTCTTTCAGCCAGTCGCGCACATAAGCGGACTCTTCCGGTGCCGGGCCATATTCCATGGTTTCAAAGATTTCCGCGACATTTGACATCGTTTAACCCATCGGGTGGCGGTTAGCGGCCGAGTAGCGGCCTGTCACATAGTGTTCGAGCTGGCGTTCGATATCGCCAAGCAGGCGCGAAGCGCCAAAGCGGAACAGCTTTGGCGACAGCCATTCATCGCCCAGTTCTTCCTTTAATAAAACCAGATATTGAAGCGCGGTTTTAGCGTCAGATATGCCGCCCGCCGGTTTGAAACCGACTTTATGGCCGGTTTGCGTCTGATAATCGCGGATGGCGCGCATCATCACGAGGCTGATGGGCAGGGTGGCGTTTACCGATTCCATGCCAGTCGACGTCTTGATGAAGTCCGACCCCGCCATCATGCAGACCATGGAGGCCTTGCCGACCTTGCCGATGGAGCCAAGCTCGCCCGTTGCAAGAATGGATTTTAGATGCGCTGGCCCGCACGCTTGACGGAAAGCTTTGACTTCGTCGTAAAGTGCCGTCCAGTTCGAATTAAGCACATGCTTCCGGCTCACGACAATATCAATTTCCGTAGCGCCGTCAGCGACTGAAAGCTCAATCTCCTTCAGTCTTGTTTCGAACGGCGCTTGACCGGCGGGAAACCCGGTTGATACTGCTGCGACGTCCACGGATGAACCCTTCAGCGCTTTGACAGCGGTTTTGATAAAGCCATGATAGACACAAACGGCGCCTACGGTGATGCCAAGACGGTCAGCGCCAAGCGCCGTTAGAATGTCGGCGCGCACTGGTTGCAGGGCTTTTGCGCAAAGCCGCCGGACCCTTTCATCTGTGTCGTCGCCTGCAAGCGTCGTCAGGTCCATGCAGGTGACAGCCTTTAACAACCATGCGGCCTGCCAGTCTTTCTTTACAGTGCGGCGCCCGGCGAGTGTGGATACCCGGCGTTCCGCAGCGGATTTGTTTATGCGGATCGTATCGATTAAATCGAGGTCGAGCGGTACCCCCGGATTGCGCGCGCCATTGTGATCTGGGCCAGAATTCCGGCGTTTTCCCAGTTCCATAATGTTTGGCTGGTTCATTGTCGAACCTCTTTCCACCCTTATCCCAGAAATGACACGCCATGTTTAAGCGGTGCGATGCCTAAATGCGAGGCTAAAGACTGCCCAATATCTGCAAATGTATCGCGTTTGCCGATGGAACCGGCAGAGACTTTTTCACCAAAGGCAATCACGGGAATGTATTCGCGCGTATGATCGGAGCCTGGCCAGGTCGGGTCACACCCGTGATCCGCACTCAGAATAACCACGTCATCTGGCTTCAGAACCGCCTCCAGCTCCGGCAAGCGCGCGTCAAAGGTTTCCAACGCTGCTGCGTAGCCTGGAACGTTGCGCCTGTGCCCGTAAAGCGAGTCAAAATCGACAAAGTTGGCGAAGATGATCGCGTCATCCGGCGCGGTTTCGATTTCTTTCAGCCATATGTCAAACAGTTCGTCGTTGCCGTGAGCTTTTACCGATTTCGTGATGCCGCTGCCCGCGAAAATATCGCTGATCTTGCCGATGCCGATGACGGGCCGCCCCATTTCGGCGTAAATATCCAACAGCGTCGGTTCATGTGGCGGCGTCGCAAGGTCGCGGCGGTTGCCGGTGCGTTCGAATTCGCCCTTGCGTTCGCCGACAAAGGGGCGCGCGATAACCCGACCCACATTGTAATCGTCGACGAGCTTTCGCGCGATCGCACAAACGTCATAAAGCCGTTCCAGCCCGAAGTGTTTTTCATGAGCGGCGATCTGAAAAACAGAATCAGCGGAAGTGTAAACAATCGGCTTGCCCGTTTTGATATGCTCTTCGCCCAGTTCCTCAATGATGATTGTGCCGGAAGCATGCTTGTCGCCGAGCACGCCGGGAAGGTCCGCTTGTTCTATAAATGCGCGGAGCAGTTCTTCTGGGAAGCTTGGCGGGCCTTTCGCAAACATGCCCCAGTCAAACTCAACTGGCAGACCCATCATTTCCCAGTGGCCGCTTGGCGTGTCCTTGCCGTAGCTTTTTTCCGCCGCGAAACCGTAAGCGCCGTCAAAGTGCGATGGCGCGTCTACAGGAACCTGTGCGCCGGTCGCCTCGCGCGCCAGCTCGCCAAGCCCTAACCGCATCAGGTTCGGAATTTTCAATGGACCCGAACGCAACTCTTCCTTGTCCGCTTCTCCCCGGGCGCAGGCTTCTGCAATATGCGCAAACGTATTGGCGCCTTCGTCGCCAAATTTATGCGCGTCTTGCGTGGCGCCGACGCCGAAAGAGTCCAATATGCCGATAAGTGCGCGGGCCAAGCTTCATTCCTATAGTTCGTTAAGGCAGGCGGATTTTACTACACGCGTCTTGCGGCAAACCGGACAAGGGTAATTGGGCTGCCGCATATGATGACATGTAATCTACCAATTTCGCTGTTAAAGCGAAAGCTCCGCGTTCGCTTCAAGATTTAAGGCGAAAGCCGTGCGGCAAGAGCTCATTCAAGGTTAGCGATGATGCTGACCCGTCCGTATTCTTGATAACAACCACCGTATTATCGTCCGAAAATTCCGCGATGGCCTGACGGCAGCCGCCGCAAGGCATGCAAGGTTCGATTGTCTCACCGCCGCCAACAACTGCGATTTTTCTGATTTCGCTTCCGCCGCTGGCGATCATGGAGGCGATAGCGGAAATCTCGGCGCAATTGCCAATTGGGTAGGCGGCGTTTTCTACATTACAACCAATGTGAAGGTTTCCCTTGTCGTCAATAATCGCCGCGCCGACTTTGAAATTTGAATAAGGCGCATAAGCACGTTCCCGCACACTTGCTGCATGTTCGATCAGGTTTGCATCCGTACAAGTCATAAACAACTTCGATTTAGGCAACGGTGT
Coding sequences within:
- the cdd gene encoding cytidine deaminase is translated as MTCTDANLIEHAASVRERAYAPYSNFKVGAAIIDDKGNLHIGCNVENAAYPIGNCAEISAIASMIASGGSEIRKIAVVGGGETIEPCMPCGGCRQAIAEFSDDNTVVVIKNTDGSASSLTLNELLPHGFRLKS
- the deoC gene encoding deoxyribose-phosphate aldolase codes for the protein MELGKRRNSGPDHNGARNPGVPLDLDLIDTIRINKSAAERRVSTLAGRRTVKKDWQAAWLLKAVTCMDLTTLAGDDTDERVRRLCAKALQPVRADILTALGADRLGITVGAVCVYHGFIKTAVKALKGSSVDVAAVSTGFPAGQAPFETRLKEIELSVADGATEIDIVVSRKHVLNSNWTALYDEVKAFRQACGPAHLKSILATGELGSIGKVGKASMVCMMAGSDFIKTSTGMESVNATLPISLVMMRAIRDYQTQTGHKVGFKPAGGISDAKTALQYLVLLKEELGDEWLSPKLFRFGASRLLGDIERQLEHYVTGRYSAANRHPMG
- a CDS encoding phosphopentomutase; its protein translation is MARALIGILDSFGVGATQDAHKFGDEGANTFAHIAEACARGEADKEELRSGPLKIPNLMRLGLGELAREATGAQVPVDAPSHFDGAYGFAAEKSYGKDTPSGHWEMMGLPVEFDWGMFAKGPPSFPEELLRAFIEQADLPGVLGDKHASGTIIIEELGEEHIKTGKPIVYTSADSVFQIAAHEKHFGLERLYDVCAIARKLVDDYNVGRVIARPFVGERKGEFERTGNRRDLATPPHEPTLLDIYAEMGRPVIGIGKISDIFAGSGITKSVKAHGNDELFDIWLKEIETAPDDAIIFANFVDFDSLYGHRRNVPGYAAALETFDARLPELEAVLKPDDVVILSADHGCDPTWPGSDHTREYIPVIAFGEKVSAGSIGKRDTFADIGQSLASHLGIAPLKHGVSFLG
- a CDS encoding M48 family metallopeptidase; the protein is MKKNTLDKTRRLMTLGLVSAGVMAPAAAHAQFRLDLGKIVDIVKTLESLSIDEEDEIQMGEGLYGSLINVSGGPYRNSAVQNAVARIAQPIFETSERPAFAWDIVVLDNNEVNAWSLPGGKVAVNKGLLRYVASEDELSAVLSHEMGHAELSHVKREMKKKAFYKGFSSAATTAVAQAVDNNNVNSALGALQGPMYQLVTSGYSQDSEDEADLHIIDVFDRTGRDVAYGVGFFNTLLELVPSKSKRTTSLFSGHPETKKRIDNILEAAPAAGTGSPSAPTQEFGDVKTVFPTRQVYMRQPVEEG
- a CDS encoding aldehyde dehydrogenase family protein, with product MSNVAEIFETMEYGPAPEESAYVRDWLKEKSGGFQHYINGEFISGDKSQKIIESRNPATGEKLASFPAAGETEVNAAVTAAKATFPKWSKLSGHERAKYLYTLARLVQKNSRFLSVLETLDNGKPIRETRDIDIPLVARHFYHHAGWAQLQETEFADYEPLGVVGQIIPWNFPLLMLAWKIAPAIAMGNTVVLKPAEYTSLTALYFAELCKEAQIPPGVINIVTGEGETGELIVKHQDIAKIAFTGSTEVGRIIRRQTAGSGKKLSLELGGKSPFIIFEDADLDGAVESLVDAIWFNQGQVCCAGSRLLVEESVAGKVTEKIKKRLSSFRIGDPLDKAIDMGAIVDPVQRDRIQTLVEQGEKEGGEVWSPKIDVPEIGCFYPPTLISNVSPSNVAVREEIFGPVLTSMSFRTLKEAIDLANNTRYGLAATIWSENVNRALEAASMVKTGVVWVNTTNGFDAACGFGGYRESGFGREGGREGIYEYVKLRKEWGGIEKPVPAVEIEEDSGVEGIDQTPKQFIGGKQKRPDWARTMPVAAHDGTYAGRVSFGNRKDIRDAVEAAFKAPGWGATTGHARAQILYFIAENFSKRADEFTKRLQQLTGATKTKARAEVDATVSRLFAYGAWADKYDGLAHSPPSRNVVLAMNEPIGIVATVCPDTVPLLSFVSMWAPAVAMGNRVVVVPSERYPLLATDFYQILETSDVPAGVINIVTGERATLVKTLAEHDQVEAIWHHGPADECKFVEEASADNLKRVWTNHGRARNWFDPRIGEGREFLSHACEVKNIWLPYGD
- a CDS encoding purine-nucleoside phosphorylase produces the protein MNHDIQTAANAIRDRLNAAFPKTVLVLGSGLGEFGDKIDIEAIIPYGEIPGFPVSTVSGHSGKLLIGTASAVPVACMQGRLHVYEGHPIQQVALPIRTFRALGAETLILTNAAGSLKKEMGPGSLMVIEDHINASGRNPLIGENDEKIGLRFPDMSEVYAPELREKLLSAGTSEALDLSTGTYLYTTGPSFETPAEVRMFAKCGADAVGMSTVPEAIAAIHCGLKVAGVSLITNHAAGIAAHKITHDETLSVGALSFEKMSRLILRFLPSIN
- a CDS encoding adenylate/guanylate cyclase domain-containing protein, translated to MAFDSKYARLLRLPVIAAMAAGLAAAASAPFSDYLTRLGIDLTLPLAGAFAGEQKEEADIALVLIDETTHNSPPFSEIPDVAWTPHLADVFQAVDGGGPKVMGLDMIFQKTLSTRDLIPGFDRPFLRAIASSARPGRLVLAEVRLSENAITPYQGQILAAGIDNIRSVQIIPDADNVIRRHPPQFDRVDGTVTPSFAAELARRAGAEAAPEGEPFLIDFLTTVETIPAYRVADLYACAQAGRTDVFEAFKDKIVLIGTSLDVEDRHVAANRFVENRQPVIRSLDCGVASTSPKAPPRGTVPGVLIEALAANTLLHDSDPQMMPRRTSFAVSAAIFVLLGVIFFRIQPVIGVVVIFGAAALMWAAGAFMLSAGTVTPVIAWMGGGGIMYTVVYSYRTFLEDQEKRWIRHAFQHYLSPALVDQLAENPDSLRLGGERRRAAILFVDMAGFSKLTGELADRPQVLAAKLNDFLSAVADAIDNHEGYVDKFIGDAVMGVWGAPIEIDRMEVSAAKATLECKKAVEKLSRESKREFGLRAGLSTGDVIAGNLGSRNRFNYSVVGDSVNIAARLEPASKDYGTSILADDDFAAALGDEFILRPVDIVILRGRSEYSVLHEILGLRAEMTPADMDHAAEFARAVELFRNRQFSNAAQMFAKWKNDDQLSAMYHRRATDFASSQPPQNWNGSLTAS